In the Flavobacterium sp. 90 genome, GTTTTTTTAATAATCTTTCTGTTGCCAATTTTTTGTTTTGATGTTGTGATCGACTGTCCATCGACACAACGGCAATTCCTGTTGGAATATGAGTCGCTCGAATAGCCGAACTCACTTTATTAACGTGTTGTCCACCAGCACCGGAACTTCGCATCGCTTGGTATTGAATATCATTTTCTGAAATCGACGCATTCTTTTGCGATTCAATCTCAAAAATGCCAATAAACCAATTTTTACGTTTGTGCATTTTCCTAAACTGACTCTGACCAATCCATTGAATCGTTCCTATCCATGAATTTGCAAATGTTTCAGCATTTTTTCCTTTTATAGATATTGTTGCCGTTTCAATAGTTCCGTTTTCTTCACCAACTTCTCTTTGAAGCAAAATAGTTTCTAACTGTTGTTCTTGTGCTTCGTCCAAAACTTTTTTAAGCACTTGGGCAACAACCCAAGTGCATTCTGCAGGTCCACGACCCGCTGTTATCTGAATTATTTTTTCCATTTTTTATTTTCTTATCGGTCCATTCTAACGATTTTCGGAGTAAAAGTTCCCAGAACTTCCACCAAATCAGTTTGATTTCCCATTACTTTTGTAATGTCTTTGTACGCCATTGGTGCTTCATCAATGTTTCCACCAATCAAGGTTACATCATTCGCTTTCAGCACTTTTTTAATTTCACTTTGAGTAAAATTAGCTTTGCATTTAGCTCTCGAAAATAAACGTCCCGCACCGTGAGAAGCTGAATTTAAACTCTCAACATTTCCCTTACCTTTTACAATATAACCTGGCGCTGTCATCGATCCGGGAATAATCCCCAATTGGCCTTCTGCAGCTGGAGTTGCACCTTTTCTATGCACAATACATTCTTGTCCGTTTACCATTTCTTTCCAGGCAAAATTGTGATGATTTTCAATCGTAACCACTACTCTTTTTCCTACAGCTTTAGCAATTCTTCTATGAATATCGTCGTGACAGGCCTTTGCATATTCTCCAGCTAAATTCATAGCGAGCCAATATTCCTGACCATCATGTGTGTTCAAATCCAACCAAGCCAAATGCTGAACATTTTTTGGTAGCGGACATTGCTTAGTTGCCAAATACGTATAATGTTTCGCAATGTTTGCACCTAAACCGCGAGAACCGCTATGTGATAAAATGGCAAAATATTCTCCAACTCCAAGTTTCCATTCATTCTCTGGATTGTCAATTTTTGCAATTCCAAATTCCACAAAATGATTTCCTCCGCCAGAACTCCCTAATTGCTTATAAGCTTTTGGTAAAAGATTCTTTAGTAAAGGAATATCCTGAAATTCGCTTTTGTAAAAAACTTCATGATCTGCTTTTGTAGCGTGTGTTTCATTCATTCCAAATTTGGTATTATCTTTCAAAATTGCCTCTAATTGATGTTCTTTTCCTTTGAAATAGGAAGCTGGTAAATCAAAAATTGACAAACTCATTCGGCAACCAATATCAACACCAACTCCATACGGAATAACTGCATTATCAGTTGCTAAAACTCCGCCAATTGGCAATCCATAACCTGAATGCGCGTCTGGCATTAATGCTCCCGCAACTGAAATTGGTAATTTTAAAGAATCATATAACTGAAACTTAGCTTGCTGATCAATTTCATTTTCACCAAAAATGGTAAAAGGAGCTCTGGTTGTCTTCAATTGATGCATTCTTACATGAACAGGATTTATCAAACCTTCGGCTACTTTTCCCCATGTTCCATGTCCATCAAATTTTTCGGGATGAAGTAATACTTCTTTTGCTTCTGTTAGAATGGATTCTTTTTTCTCTCTTTTTCTATATCTGTTTATTTGCCCTAAGGCTATGTTTATTGAATTATTTTTTGGAAAGCCTAACTTAATCAAGTCTTTTCCGGATAATTTATTTCCCATGATTTATATCGTTTCGTCTACATATAGTTGATACAACACGTGCAGACTTTTATTTTTAATTGGGTTAATCTCTCGTGGATTTTCATTTTGATAATAGCGCCAACGATAAGAAAACCCATCTACTAATTTGTTTATTTTGTATCGTAAATTAAGATTCGTAACATAATTATCAAGAAGCTGAATTTCACTTTCTAAATCTGCATCAACCATTTTAGTATGCGTTATCATGTACGGTTTAACGCGAAATACATAACGCCAAGGTTCATTAAATACATAATGAATTTTGTAGCGTTTACAATTAGAACACCATCGTTCCCTTTTGTAAAAATGCATTTTCTCTTTATCAGTTAATGTTAGTTTTGGACTTCTCCATTCTGATTCAGAAAATTCCTTTACTGTTTGAAGCTTCTCGACATACACATGCTTTCTTTTCCTCTTTTTCTTTTTCTTAAAAGATTTTTCAGAAGAATGTTCCCATGTATTTATCTTCTCAAGCAATGTTTTATAAAACAATGCTTCATTTGATCTTACTATATCTTCCCTGAGTACAAAACTGCGTTCCCAACCTTTTTGATAAGGCGTTGCTAAAGGAACCAATGGCAAATTTTGTCGTTTTTTCCAGAGTTCAACTTCAAGTTTTCTTGACTGAATTAATTGTTTTTCAAAATCTTCTTTTACTAATCTTTTCTTTGTTCTTTTATTTTTAAAGCGAGAGCACAAAGCATACTCTTCTGCTGTATAATTTTCCATAAAAAAATTATAGTGCATTAAATTAATAGCCAAAACAGGCCATAACATTTTATCCGTTAGGATAAATTATAAAATCGATTATTCGGGAAAATTTGAAGTGTCTAGAATAAAAAAAGCCCGAAACTAAATGTCTTCGGGCTTTTTTATATATCTAAAAATGAATTTCTAAGATTGAAATAAGCCACGAAGAAGCGCTGCACCAAATTCGTTTGGCGTGAAGCTTTGAGATGTCAATGTAAGTACAAACATTTTTCTTCGTTTTTAAAGGGTTATTAATTTTTTCGTCTGCAAATATTCAGAATACTTTTTTGATTTTCCAAATTTATTTTAAAGAAAATTCATCTAAAAAATAATTACTATATCTTTTAACTCTCGAAAAAACATATTATCTATTTGAAAACTAAAGCCCTAGCCCTGATAGAAGCGGTATCCTTTTTAGGGCTTTTTTTGCCCGAAAAAGATATAGCGGATAGCAGGAAATAGCTCCAAGTTATATGAAAAGCTAATATTTTCAAATTAAAAGTTTAATTTTTTAAATTCTAAAATCCAATTTTTTCGAGGCGTTTGTCATTTCGACAGAGGAGAAATCACACGAGCAACTCCGTTCCTAAAAGTTACCAATATTTGAGATATTACTAGTGTGATTTCTCCTCTGTCGAAATGACAAGATTTCGTATAAATGCAATTAAAAAATATAAGCACAAAAAAAGCTCTGATTTCTCAGAGCTTTAATATTTTTTGTTTGGTCTTTTTCTTGTTATTCTGTTACTTTGCTTTTAACAACTAATCTGAATCCTTCTCCGTGAATGTTAAGAATTTCAACATCTTCGTCAGCTTTTAGGTACTTTCTAAGTTTAGCAATGTAAACGTCCATACTTCTTGAAGTAAAGTAGTTGTCATCTCTCCAGATTTTTGTTAATGCTAATTCTCTTGGCATTAAATCATTTTCGTGAAGAATCAACATTTTAAGTAATTCATTCTCTTTTGGAGATAATTTTATTGGTTCTTCGTTTTCGAATGTTAAGAATCTAAGTTTAGAATTTAGGTGAAATTTACCAATATTAAACTCAAATTGAACTTGTTCTGCTTTCGTATCAGCAGATTTTCTTTGAATGATTGCTTTGATTTTCATCAATAAAACTTCTGAATCAAAAGGTTTATTCAAGTAATCATCAGCTCCTGCTTTATATCCTTTTAAGACATCTTCTTTCATAGATTTTGCCGTTAAAAAGATAATTGGCACTTCGCTATTTTTCTCTCTAATTTCTTTGGCTAAAGTATAACCATCTTTATAAGGCATCATTACGTCAAGAATACATAAATCATATACATCTTTCTTGAATTTCTCGAAACCTTCCATACCGTTTTTAGCTAAAGTAACTTCAAAGTCATTTAACATTAGATAATCTTTAAGAACTGCCCCAAAATTAAGGTCATCTTCTACTAAAAGTATTCTTTTGTTATTATTTTCCATATTTTAATTTATTAATGGTATTTTTATTATAAAGGTGCTACCTTTTCCTTTTTCGCTTTCAACATACACTTGTCCATTATGATCTTCTACTATTCTTTTTACATAAGCAAGTCCTAAACCGTGTCCTTTTACATTATGTAAATCTCCTGTATGTTCTCTATAAAACTTTTCAAAAACTCGTTTTTGAGCTATCTTACTCATACCAAGACCATTATCTTTTACTTTTATCAGAATCATGTCTTTAACATTTTCTGTAAAAATTTCAATTTCAGGAGCATCCGGTGAATATTTTATCGCGTTTTCTAAAATATTTACCAATACGTTTGTAAAATGCACTTCATTAATCAAACACGTTGTTCTTGCCGCATTAAAGTGTTTTACAACTGTACCTTGTCTGTCTTCCAAAATTAAGTTTACGTGCTCAATTGCATCATCAATAATATCATGAATTACAGTTGGTTCTTTTGTTATATCAAGTTCTCTTTTTTCTAATTTAGAGATACGAAGAACGTTTTCAACCTGAGCATGCATTCTTTTATTTTCGTCCCGAATCATTTGAAGATAGCGATAAACTTTCTCTTTATCTTCAATAATCTTAGGGTTTCTGATTGCGTCCAGTGCTAAATTTATTGTTGCAATTGGAGTTTTAAACTCGTGCGTCATATTATTAATAAAATCAGTTTTGATTTCAGAAATATGTTTTTGACGCAACAATTGATTCAATGCACTTGTATAAGCAACTATTATAATCAATGTAAATAT is a window encoding:
- a CDS encoding response regulator transcription factor, with the translated sequence MENNNKRILLVEDDLNFGAVLKDYLMLNDFEVTLAKNGMEGFEKFKKDVYDLCILDVMMPYKDGYTLAKEIREKNSEVPIIFLTAKSMKEDVLKGYKAGADDYLNKPFDSEVLLMKIKAIIQRKSADTKAEQVQFEFNIGKFHLNSKLRFLTFENEEPIKLSPKENELLKMLILHENDLMPRELALTKIWRDDNYFTSRSMDVYIAKLRKYLKADEDVEILNIHGEGFRLVVKSKVTE
- a CDS encoding RtcB family protein, with product MGNKLSGKDLIKLGFPKNNSINIALGQINRYRKREKKESILTEAKEVLLHPEKFDGHGTWGKVAEGLINPVHVRMHQLKTTRAPFTIFGENEIDQQAKFQLYDSLKLPISVAGALMPDAHSGYGLPIGGVLATDNAVIPYGVGVDIGCRMSLSIFDLPASYFKGKEHQLEAILKDNTKFGMNETHATKADHEVFYKSEFQDIPLLKNLLPKAYKQLGSSGGGNHFVEFGIAKIDNPENEWKLGVGEYFAILSHSGSRGLGANIAKHYTYLATKQCPLPKNVQHLAWLDLNTHDGQEYWLAMNLAGEYAKACHDDIHRRIAKAVGKRVVVTIENHHNFAWKEMVNGQECIVHRKGATPAAEGQLGIIPGSMTAPGYIVKGKGNVESLNSASHGAGRLFSRAKCKANFTQSEIKKVLKANDVTLIGGNIDEAPMAYKDITKVMGNQTDLVEVLGTFTPKIVRMDR
- the prfH gene encoding peptide chain release factor H; translated protein: MEKIIQITAGRGPAECTWVVAQVLKKVLDEAQEQQLETILLQREVGEENGTIETATISIKGKNAETFANSWIGTIQWIGQSQFRKMHKRKNWFIGIFEIESQKNASISENDIQYQAMRSSGAGGQHVNKVSSAIRATHIPTGIAVVSMDSRSQHQNKKLATERLLKKLEDETLQQLKNHVGKQWENQLNIQRGNPVRVFTGTDFKKNKVEKSYKGTRQKLKTDLRNENN